The Ciona intestinalis chromosome 9, KH, whole genome shotgun sequence genome contains the following window.
GTGTTTGTGTAACTTTATAACAGAACGTGCAATGAAACGCGTGTTGGTGGTTAAAAACTTATAATTAGACAGCATCAACATTTCATTGCCAAAATCGTGCATCACAATGTGACAAACGTGCGATGTATATGAGATGCAGCATTGGCGTTGTTATCTCCAACGGATCTTAAAATAGCTGCAAATCACGCAATAATGTGTATGCGAAAGACAAGATAAAATTGATCAAAATAACCCGTTTCTTGGAAGTCAACAAAAGCGACACTTtatggtttaaacaaaatatcttaTTTGTCCACCGGACAACATATCTTGTTTTACAAGTTGTAGTACATGTTCAGCACGCGGCACAACATATGTTTATCGGCCATCGCGCTATTTTGAAAACATTACATATTGAGATCACACGAGGGGTCATTTTTCGTAACCTTTTTTACTGAAGGCAAAAATACACCAACTAACAGGTGGTGTTTATTGTGCTTGACACCGGAAATCGCAAAATTCAGCTTGTtccgtttttataaagtaaccTATAAATCGCATTTATACGCATTGTTTTCTAGTACGGCCTCTACAGCGCTTTTATGGGAAGCTTTATCTACTGCTTATTGGGAACTTCGAAAGACATCACTATGGGACCGACTGCCATCATGTCCATCTTAGTAGCTGAGTATGCGCACGACCCGTGGAAGGTACATGAGCAGGGGAGCGAAGAAACGGTAGGTTTGGCCATCACTTGGTTTAAGAAGTTGTTGCATACATCGGTTGCACTGGTCACACAGTAAAAAATTCCTAACTTATAAATTTCGAAATAAATAACGTTAAAAACGTGCCTTACGTACgtctataaaatattaacgacaaaaaaacgtttttagaATGGTTCTGACTTTTATGAAAACTAAAGTAATAACATTGGGAATGTTCAACTCAGACCAATGTTACGATGGCGATTTTACTGACGTTCATGTGTGGAATCATTCAGTTCGGAATGAGCGTTTTTCGCCTTGGTTTTCTGGTGCGGTACATATCTCATCCGGTTATAACTGGTTTCATGTCGGCCGCTTCTATCGTCATATCGACCACCCAGCTGAAGGTAAAGTGTCGTGGCTCTGACTTTTTTTTAGCTTGTGTGGTTCAACCACCAAATATAGCGGGCTACGTGAGCGGCTTATGCAACATTTCCAATTAGCGAGATGCTAAGGCGTCAGTGGTTCGCCATGGTTGAGATTTGGAACGTCCGCCCATATTGCCTGCAGCCTTGGGGGGCTAATTATCGCTGCGGAAGGGTGAAGTTCTTTAACCTATGTGGAAAGCGGGGCGTTAATTGCGTTTTTTCAAAGCCACTAGTATGCAAACTGTCCTGTATTGTTGGAATCGCCCACAAGTGATTCATGCGACCTCGACTCGGGGTCGTACACACTTTTGAGTTTGGAATTTACAGAAGCTTAACTATTTTGCTTTTGCAGAAAATTTTTGGCATTAGCACGCCTAGAGGTTTTTTTGAGACGATCATCGGCATATTGACGCATATGAACCAGACAAAGTAGGTGACTTGGGTCATTCGTAGTTGTTGTGATGCTTAACTAACATTCCATTTTAGGATATGGGATTTTGTTATGGGGGTTTCAGCCATGTTGCTTCTCTTTTTGCTGAAGTGGATGAAGGAGAAATGGGCTCGGGTCAAAGTCCAAGAAGACCGAGTTGTGATCAAAGTACTCCGAACACTGATGTGGTTCATAGGCACAGGTGACGAATTCAAGGGTGGTTTGCTtttcacgtatgtaactaacGTCGTTACGTATTGTTGTTTGGCTTGTGCCGGCTTAGCTATGGTTGCTATGTACGACAAAGTAGATTGGATTTCATAATGAACGCATCAGTTGACGGCAAACTGGCGTAGCAGGTTGCGTAAATGCTGATATGCCTTCTTTGATTTTGCAGGACGTAACGCGGTAGTTGTTGTTCTCTCGGCGACAATTGCGTACCTCATAACGGATATCCAAATGCCTGTTGATACTCGACCGTTGACTTTAACTCGCAACATCAGTGGAGGACTTCCGCCGTTCGCGCTACCCAGTTTCACACACATGCCCCCAGGTACAAATCAGACGATTGGCTTCTCAGAGATGATGCAGCAACTCGGGAGCGGCTTGGCTGTTATACCACTTATGGCCTTTCTTGAGTCAATTGCAATTGCAAAAGCATTCGGTAAGATATTTTGACAGCGTTTTTGGCGAAATAAACCATTTGTCGCAATTTAGCCGAAACACGTAACAATGTCCCAACTGTGACGTGCATCACAATCGTTTTTTAAGCACTGTGATGTCGCGtttttttgttgcatattCCACTAACGATAAAATtgtgatattttattatacaggAAGGAAAAATCATTACAAGGTAGACGCCTCACAAGAATTGCTGACTATCGGGGTGGCAAATTTCTTTTCTTCATTCGTCAGTTCATTTCCAATAACAGGCAGCTTCGGCAGGTACagattttttgaatgtttactATTAGTTCTAAATATGTGTGTCACCGAATGGGTTTGCGATGCATTCCTAGGCTGTGGCGTAATTTGAACGAATGATGTTTCGTGCGGATGTGGTGTTTTGGGGAGTTAAACACAATcgacaatacaaaaaaacagatgACGCTATAGAAACTACAGCCATGAATTCAAAAGAGTCGTTTTCTCAATAGGTGTTGTTTCCCAATAACTGTTGCTATATAGGTCAGCAGTAAACGCGCAGAGCAACGTAATGACCCCACTGGGCGGAATTTTCACTGGAGCGGTTGTTCTGCTTGCTCTGCAGTTTCTGTCGGACGCGTTCCAGTACATTCCTGCACCCGCACTTGCTGCGGTGATCATCATGGCAGTGATTAACCTCTTTGATTTCCGCGGTATGAGGACAGTGTGGAAGATAAACAGTGAGTGTTGTTTGAACTTGAATATGCAATGCACATGGATCATTTTAACTTGGGGTTTAGATAGGCGGTTTAAGATGAAAAATGCCATGGTTGGGCTTGAATATTTATGTTGCTTATGCTTTCTTCTAGAAATCGATACTATACCGATGGTTGTCACCTTTTTACTTTGCTTCTACGACATAGCGTATGGAATTATGGCCGGCATCGGAATCTCGATTCTAATTCTACTTGCAAAACACGCCATGTAAGTATGCCGGATTTTGTTGTGTATTTAAACCTTGCAAAAGCATGTCATGATGTGACTGACAAAATATCTAACATTGGCATCAGCTGTTCTGTCAACGGAAGTACTTTTCATTTTAGGCCCGGGGTAAAAATCCTCGAAGATGATTGCAATGTGACAGTGATGCAAGTGAAACAAGGTCTAGACTTCCCTGGCGCAGAGTACATGGAAGAAACTTTGCAAGAGCATGCGGAAAATGGTATGCGTATGTATGTTGCAGAAATAGGATAGTCTTGCTTTTTCGATATAAAGGGTGATGGACTGTAGAGCGTGACTCTCTATGCGTCAATTTATTAGTAGTCTAGACTGATTTATAAAACGTGTTTgtggccaaagttggcccactAAAAACAGGAAACTGCCATAAATTAACCAATCCTATTCACCTTCTGACAACCTTAAATGTCATCCTTTCGTGACTTTTGTTAAAGGAAACTGCAAGACTCTGATTGTTGACTGCACGAGCACCACGACTCTTGATTACAGTGCGGTAGAAGCATTCAAGCACGGTTCAAAATCGCTCAAAGACGCAAATATAGTGTTAAAGATTTGTGGACTCAAGGTACGCTTCTATTTGATCAAACGCTCAAAAGTATTATGAATTTATGATACATAAGCCACCATCTATGATAATATTTTTCGTGTTTTATAGGACAGGCATCAAAACATGCTTAAGAAAATGGATATCTTGAAAGACGGCGTCAAATtctatgatgacgtcaccgatGCAAAAAACGACGTGCAATTTAGAGCAGAAGAAGTTTAGGGCGTCGCATAGCGAATGGTGTATACGGGATAATATGACCGCTGTATGGAGCTTTGGTACAGTTTGTGAATAATTTGACGTGTTAGCAACTCGTCAAACAGGCAGTCACTAACGATGCAGTATTAACCTCCCTATCATATTTCTTCAACGAAAAGGAAACACTATTACCGCTTTTATAAAGTGCAATTTAACTACCGTCGCCTTTTTAACTACTGGTGCAAAGAAGCCCCATTTCTTCACGTATTTTAATTCGTTTCGTTTACGCTTTCCTCTATAATTGGAAGGTGTGACGCACGCACTTAACGCTATAACCCATCACGCGATGCTTTTTGTTATGCTCCTATTACCCTTCGCTTTTAATACACAAACAATTCGATCTACTAGTTCATCACATCGATGCGCGGCGAAAAAAACTGAACTGGACGAGACAAGCTTACATAGAATTAATTTACAGGTAGTATTTGCAAAAGGTTAACAGGATTTTGTAACTATTACCTGTAATTGCCCTGTTGAATGAAAGGTGGAAAAGATAACAAATGGAAATGTATTTAGGCAGAATTAAAGCAATGAAAATCGATTGCTGCGTGCTGTATTCTAAACCCACACCAGATTACTATGCTAAGTATAGTCATCCCCAGGACAGGACAGGTTGATTCCACGACTCCCATCGTTGTAATTTTGAGCAATAGACTAACAGACAAAGCCGCTATTGTCTTCCTACAGCCTTAGGGCGTTGCGTGGCTTCTCTGGGTTTGGCCACAACCAAAGTTTATTGGCAATAAAACTCAAAAACGCCGAATTCCCTAattacaaaattgtttaacGTATCGAACGTGTCACGGTCTAGCAATactacaaaacaaatgtagcattttttatttaacagaaaACACATTTCAATATTATGGCGATTACTGTAACAAGCAAGTTGTGAttttcaaaagaaaaaaaacaagctgttatatagtatacaACGAGTGGACCAGACATTAAGTGCGTCCTTCCGACTACAAGCGCTCGCCTTTAATAGAAAACTATTGAGTTACTGCAAACGAGAAAAGAGGAAGTTCGTAACAATAAACGGTATTCAACAAAGGAACCAACGACTCCCATACGCAATGCCAATGCAGCCGATGGTGGAAAATAGACCATCTGTCTTATATGGCGACAGTCTACGCCACGTACTATACGCAGTGCTTTTGTAACATCGTAAGTCGTCGTAATCGTATGATATTTATGGGTCGCTTGAAGTGGGCTACGGGCCAGCAGGCGTTTTGGTCGTTTATATGACGACACAATAAACATAGCTGCGTCAGTTCCGGCTTTACAGGAACATGACGTAAGTGGCGAAGGGAGATGGGTTCCGCTGTTGTAACGTATTTGGGTAAAACAGGAACTTACATGATCTTTATTGGAAATTGAAACAAGGCGTTGTATTTTCAAAGTGTTCTAGTTGAGTTGTCAAGTTGCAAAAGATTTGGCGAATTATATTTAGTAGCGAGCATTTTGTAAATGTGGTAACACAGACTAATAGGATTTAAAATCTATAAATAGCGACGAATGTAAAAGTATTTAAGACCACGCCCTAATGTATGACACAAGGGTTTCATCAAGATTCTGTGAATACCATCCTGAGTGTTAGCGAACGCGAGTACCGACCACTAAGCGGATGGTCTGCCATTATCTGCGCTGTAAAAGAGCAGACAAATCttgctatttctatgttgtgGATTGTGATGAAACACAAAAATGCGGTCACCCTGATGGCTGTTCCTTTCGTGTTGGTTTTCAAACAATGACGTGTATGCTTTTCCATACCTGCTCGCCCACATAAAAGTGTCATGTTGAATAATGGATTTTCGCTTCAATCCGCGAACGAAGCGAATCTTGGCACGTACAACCAAGTCGCCAAAGAGATTCTGACAGGTCGAGAGTCTGATCGATTGGCAAACGTCGCAATGTcgatgtaaaaaaagaaccaTCCGAACTAATGTTGACACAGTGGAGCACTTTCACCAAATCGTATTATGTTGGATTACCTACCTCCGGTGGACAGTTTTTCGAAGGCGTCGCACTGGAGCGGTAATTAAATACAACGACGCGAATTCACGTTATTAAAGCGCTGTATGTATATTTAGGGCAATAAAAGACCATTGGGAAATAAGTTCTCGTGATCGACAGACGTGGGACGGATTGGCTGTCAATGATACGCTTGCTCTTCACCgttgaataatatttgtttgagCGTATCGGACCCATAATCGCGTTAAACAACAGCCATTGTGGCGACCTGAATTCCGATAGCCGGGCTCTTGAACTTGCGTAGGTTAACTaacgtttgttttgtaatagaTAGCCGCCCACTTGTTGGCTTGTATTAGGATAGCGCAGGCGGACCTATCGCACCTGGGGTCAAAGGTCTGGATACGCGGTTTGCGTAAATATTCGACAAACGTTGGCTCAGTGGGTTTTAAACTGTACCGCTACGATATCGAGGTTCTGATGTTTCGGTGCCACGATAATGGTCACGGActgcaaatataaatgaaaaaaagtacATGTGATGTGCAAAGGACAATAAACAAATGCGAACCAGCACCCCCTGTCATCCGTCAAAGTTGCGCCTGAGTTAACCCTGGAAACAACGACCTGTCTGTACCGACCTATGTCAAATATGGGCTTCTTCGGTAAGGGATTTGGCGACCACAGAGAGCAAATCGCAGATTCAATCATAAGCGCCCGCTAGGCTTCGCAGTGACAACTTGAAAACCGCGCTATGCGCTTACGCCGGAATGATCGGCGACACCGGGTAAGGGTGACGTCATCGCCACTTACGCCCGATCGTATGCAACGATTAAAGCTCATTCTGTCTAAGAAAGGTTAGTGAGTGGGAAAAGGGTAATATGGGTCCCTTGGAGTAAAAACTGCTGCAGAAAAGCATCACGCATTCCGTGTGGTTCGGCGAGCGaccaataactttaaaagcaAACGAAAACGAATTTTGTGTAATCCAACATACCAGGATCAAAGAAAGAGCAGCACGCAGATAATAGGATAAAGACTGCGGGTTAGAAAACTGGATTATACGAGCAAATGCATTAGTACAGAAACAACCGAATAAGTGAGATGAGGAAGCCCAGCAGCACGGCTTATAATGGCAATCAAAGAATATCTAACGACCTCACGTAACAGACAACATACTCTAGTAGCCCGAAGCGTATATATAAAGTATGGTTGGAGAGATCGCGTTGTCTGATGTTAAACGATCACACGGGCGAAATACTCTATCCGGTGTCGCCGAGAAGTTGAATAAAATCAATGTACAGGTGAGCCCGATCATTTCCGGCACGTCACATCCAACCAATGCGTACGAAATCCATTACTTTATATGGGTCAAATGAACAAAAAGATCTTCGATTCAAACCATCATATTTACACAGAGTTTTTAACTGACCCATATTTCAGCATTGCTGAAACTTCAAACAGAGTGCCGTGGTGTTATCTAGTTTTATTGCTCACATAACTTTGGAAGCGGTCAGAAATTGGGcgtgtaaaatagaaataattttCGAAGGTTAGCTCGTAAACCGAAGGATATCAAGTAcatcaaaaaaaaacgtatctaTATATCTTCGATAAGGAACCTGACAAAGACCGAGCGTAAACCCTCTTATGAATATATATGAATTCGCTGAACTAACGTTTAAAACAATCGATTGCTAACGTCGAGACCGCAAAGAAGCTATTTCCCCTCATTTGGGTGAACTTTCGTCTTCTTTATCTCGTTTCCCACACCGGCCCCGAAATGGTTTATCATAGCAGCTATGCTCTCCCTTCAATCTTGCAAACGAGCGCTTTAAATCAAAGATCAATGCTGTGGACCACGTTCTCTAGAGCGGAACGACACGATATTTTGGTGATGAGATTCTGAGATTTAACTGCGTAAAAAACGAAGCTACACCAAGGCCCATGTCGTTTTTTGATAAGGAAATCTCTTGT
Protein-coding sequences here:
- the LOC100183516 gene encoding sodium-independent sulfate anion transporter-like produces the protein MEKRTGFENCDSQSQNDSCKTLTISYIQGDISSSTQSTKSEDSSLLKGSTMSDSTSDDSFGGRNRKRLHEFKQGAQVAGRQVQSGCNSYWKNACTVETVKDKLPISKWLPSYRLKTFKCDLIAGLTVGLTVIPQGMAYAALAGLELQYGLYSAFMGSFIYCLLGTSKDITMGPTAIMSILVAEYAHDPWKVHEQGSEETTNVTMAILLTFMCGIIQFGMSVFRLGFLVRYISHPVITGFMSAASIVISTTQLKKIFGISTPRGFFETIIGILTHMNQTKIWDFVMGVSAMLLLFLLKWMKEKWARVKVQEDRVVIKVLRTLMWFIGTGRNAVVVVLSATIAYLITDIQMPVDTRPLTLTRNISGGLPPFALPSFTHMPPGTNQTIGFSEMMQQLGSGLAVIPLMAFLESIAIAKAFGRKNHYKVDASQELLTIGVANFFSSFVSSFPITGSFGRSAVNAQSNVMTPLGGIFTGAVVLLALQFLSDAFQYIPAPALAAVIIMAVINLFDFRGMRTVWKINKIDTIPMVVTFLLCFYDIAYGIMAGIGISILILLAKHAMPGVKILEDDCNVTVMQVKQGLDFPGAEYMEETLQEHAENGNCKTLIVDCTSTTTLDYSAVEAFKHGSKSLKDANIVLKICGLKDRHQNMLKKMDILKDGVKFYDDVTDAKNDVQFRAEEV